CACCGCCATCAAAAGGTGGCGGGGAAGGAGCAACACCACCATATTAGGAGGTGAAGGTGAGAATGGCTGAAGCAATACCTGCAAGGATCGCCGGGCAACCGGTCCTCATATTGAAGGAGGGAACAACTAGAAGCGTAGGCAGAGAGGCGCAGAGAGCCAACATACAGGCAGCCAGGGTTGTCGCTGAGTGTGTCCGAACATCCCTGGGCCCAAAGGGTATGGATAAGATGCTAGTTGCAAGCTTCGGGGACGTAACAATAACAAACGACGGGGCAACCATCCTGAAGGAGATGGATGTCCAGAACCCAGCGGCGAAGATGATGGTCGAAGTCTCCAAAGCTCAAGACCAGGAGGTTGGAGACGGAACAACCACAGCAGTAGTGCTAGCATCTGAACTGTTGACGAAGGCTGAGGAGCTCATAGACAAGGACGTCCACCCAACAGTTATAGTAGACGGTTACAGGCAGGCTACTGAGAAAGCCCTAGAGATCCTGGATAAGATAGCTATGAAGGTGGCTCCAGACGACAGGAAAGCATTGAAGGATGTTGCAATGACATCGCTGGGAAGCAAACTCGTCTCCGAGTATTCAGACTACATGGCCGACATAGCTGTCGACGCCATCCTCCAAGTGGCAGAGAAGACCCCTGAAGGATGGAAGGTCGACGTCGATGACGTCAAGGTTGAGAAGAAAGCTGGAGGCTCCCTGACAGACACCAGACTCATAAAGGGAGTCGTCATAGACAAGGAGATAGTCCATTCAGGGATGCCGAAGAGCATAAAGAACCCGAAGATAGCCCTACTCAACTGTCCACTCGAAGTCGAGAAGACAGAGTTCGACGCGAAGATAAACATTCAGAGACCGGAACAGATGAAGGCCTTCCTAGATGAGGAGGAGAGGATCCTCAGAGGGATGGTTGAGAAGGTCAAGGCTGCAGGAGCAAACGTCCTACTATGCCAGAAAGGAATAGACGACGTAGCCCAACACTTCCTAGCGAAAGAAGGGATAGCGGCCGTGAGAAGGGTGAGCGAGAAGGATATGGAGAAGCTCGCCAAAGCGACAGGAGCAAAGATTGTGACGAATATAGATGACCTCAAACCTGAATACCTAGGTTCAGCTGAGCTCTTCGAGGAGAGGAAGATATCGGACGACAAGATGACTTTCATAGAGGGATGCGTAAACCCCAAAGCTGTCTCCATACTGATCAGAGGTGGAACAGAGAGAATAGTCAATGAGGCTGAGAGATCCCTACACGACGCCCTATGCGTCGTCAGAGACGTTGTTAGAGAGCCAGCCATAGTCGCCGGCGGAGGAGCTCCAGAGACAGAGGTCGCCTCACAACTGAAGAGGTGGGCTGAGAAGCTGACTGGGAAAGAGCAGCTCGCAGCAATAAGCTATGCCGAAGCCTTAGAAGCTATACCCATGACTCTGGCTGAGAACGCTGGAATGGATCCCATCGACATCCTAGTCGAGTTGAGATCCAGACATGAGAAAGGTGAGAAGTGGGCTGGAGTCAACGTCTTCGAAGGCAAAGTCGACGACATGTCGAAGCTGAAGGTCTACGAACCCCTGGCGGTGAAGAGGCAAGTCGTCAAGTCAGCAAGTGAAGCAGCCTCAATGATCCTGAAGATAGACGACGTCATCGCGGCTGGAAAACCGAAGGAGGAGTCTAAGGCACCAAAGACACCTGGAGCTGAGGAGGAGAAGGAGTCAACCTCAGAATTCGACTAGAGAATAAAGAGAATATTTAGAATACACCAAACCATTTCTATTAACTCCCCTCTTTTTTACTTTAGACATTGATTCTGAAACATGTTTAAATAATTCAGCAAATAAACAACAAGCGTAGAAGTGAATATTCTTGAGACCTATATGTGTAAAAATCTTGGTAGGCCTCATCGTTGTGACATCCCTCTTCATGTTCTGGCAGAATCCGGTCGGGAATGTTGAGGCCCAAACCTACAGTTGGGTTGCATGGTACTACCCTTACTCCCTACGTACAGCCCAATATTCTGTGAAGATCACCATCTCAGGGATACCTTCAGAATCAACGGCGACCTTAAAGGTTGACGGCAATACGGTCGGAACCATACCTGGAGGTTCAACGAAAGAATTTGAGGTCCCAGCATCGGTCCCACATACATTCGAGGTTGAGAACTACATATCCGGAACTGCAGGTGTGAGATACTACTGCAAGGAAGCGTCGTGGACCCTTGAGAAGATCAAGGAGGCTCCATACCCCTACTACGCATACCATCCATACCCTGTAATATACAGGGTAAACTACACTTCAGGCACGGTATATTACTATTACAGGTACCCGAGTTTCTATTACTATCCATACTACTATCCAGACCCCTATGTCAAGCCTAAACTCGACGTCGGACACACATTCAACTATGAGCCTGAGTACATGTTGACTGTTGAGAATCCTTACGGCCACTCAGTCGAGAAGTCAGGTTGGAAGGCAAAGGATACCCTCATAGTCTTAACGACCCCAGAGAGGATTGAGAAGTCGAGTGTTGAAAGGAGTGTATTTAAAGCTTGGAATGTAGACGGTTCAGAGGTAGGCAGCAGCACCGTGACCTTGAACATGAATATGCCGCATAAAGCAACAGCAGTCTATAAGACCCAATACTATTTGGAGGTTAGGTCTGAGCTCGGTCAACCACAAGGCTCAGGCTGGTACGATAAGGATGCTACAGCAACGATCTCGGTGACACCTGAATTATCTATGCCGGGATTGTGGGGTGCCTTGGGTGCAAAACATGTCTTCGCAGGTTGGATCGGCCCCGCTGAACCTCAGAACAGCCCAACAGCAAGGGTCACGGTCAACAGCCCATTGACTATCTCTGCTGACTGGAGGGGAGATTATACGACAGCCTACATATGGATAGCGACCATCATATCGGTGATAGCTGTGGCATGCATACTCGCCATTCTAATACTTAAGAGAACCCTGAAGGTTCCAGGAGGGACCACTACAGAGCAGGCTCTGGAGAATCTGAAGCTTAGGTATAGTAGGGGAGAGATATCGAGAGAAGAATATTTGAAGATGAAGAAAGATATAGAGAAGGGTTAAGGTCTCCTCCGAGCCGATTTTGAACATCTACTCCTGATCCAGCCTCAGTCTGAAGGCTAAAGCCCTGACAACCGGTACGCCGATGATAGTTGAGGCGACAACTATGACAAGCCTCTCGAAAGGGTATAGCCAGAATATTATGGTCCAAGCGTTGACTCTCGCAGACTCTGAAAGGAGAGGGAGAATTATCGAGGCGTAGAGTATGTTTCCAGTCAAGTGTTGAGCCAAGGTTCCGACCAAAGATATCAGAGAGAAAGACAAGGCTGCATAACCCACCCTACGGTTGAAGAGGTTCCTCGCCGCGTAACTCCCAACCGGCGTGGCCAAGATGATCAAACCAACAAGATGCAGCCAGAAGAATGGGAATGGAAAGCCCAGACCGGTAGACGCTGGAACATTCACCGTGAGTAAGGTGTATGGGTGTGCAGCAAATAGGATCATTAAGAGCAGGTATAGGGTCAACGCGTGGAGTCTTAGCCTTCTAATGAGGAGGCTGACGATGAGGCTGTTCAAGGCGGCGGGTGTAAAGTCTAAACCGTAGAATACAGGTGGCCTGCCCGCAAAATATCCTATGAATGTTCCAACGACTATGCACGCTATGCTCGTATATGGGCCTAGTAAGATCCCATATAGGGAGGCTACAAAGTCTGATGATGAGAAACGAGCTCCTGGAACACCGATCATGGGGAATGTTGGAATTATTCTCAACACCGCATAAACAGCGGCCAAGGTAGCTGTCAACATCAAGGTCCTCGTCTTAAAGGTTTTAAGCCTCATCCCAAATCAACCCGCAAATCTTACCGATCAATGTTTAAATGTATTTTCATCGAATCCGATCTACATACATTCTCCAAAGTCGAGTTTGAAGTCTTGAATATAACACTTACCAGTCTCCAGGGCTATCTTAGCCTTCTCGAGCTCCCTACCGAGATAGAATGCGTGTTCGAGACTGGTCACTAACCTACTATCGATGATTGTATCGATCAGACCTTCAGGTTCTGAACCTTCGATGTAAAGGTCAGGCTCGACAGAGCCGTATGGGTAATGTTGCATAACTATCTGGCCCCTCTCTCGGTCAAGGGATATTTTGAATGAGCCGCCTGGATCCCGTACCTTCTTCCTTCTACTCTCCACCTTGATCTGTTTCACCCCACCAGGTGTTCGGTGAGGCTCCTCCCTCCAAGTCTTCTCCTTCATCCTGAGCAGGTTTAGACCAAGATCTTTGGGAGGGGTCTTCCTATATTTTGCAATCGTTACCATTCTGGCAGCTGTAACAGCCTCTTTCACTGAACCCCTTGTCTTGATGCTGGCCTCGGTGGTTAGAATGATGTTGGCGCCAACCTCGGATGCTAAGCATGCAAGGAGAAGGTTTGCTCCATAACTGTCGCCGTCCAATAGTTCGGTGACGTTTCCAGAACCGAAGAGCATAGGTGTTTGTGGATCTAACTCACGATACTTCAGATAGGCTAAAAGCGATGTCGCCGTACCTGTCGTAAGCGGCGGATCGAGTATGGGGTCTGCAATCAATTTCTTGAAGCCCAAGCTTCTGGCCATCTCCATGTTCTTAACAAGTTGCTCGACCCTTGCGGATGGATCATGGGAGAGTATGCCGCCCTTCCCAGACGAGGTTACGACGATAGGAGTCTCCTTGACACGTTCAGATAACTCAGACATGTTCTCAGCGTTTACGCTCAGTATCAGGTCTGCACCAGCTTCTACAGCAGCCTCTATCTCACTTGGATCAGCGGTATCTATACTCACAGGTTTCGAGATGGAGCTCTTCAAAACTTTAACTATCCTCGCAGCCTCCGCTTCATGCCCACCACCCGCAACCATCCCAACATCTATTATATCTGCCCCAGACTCTTCGAAGCGTTTCGCGATATTCACAACCTCCTCTGAAGGATATGTTGGTGCATCCACTATCTCAGCGAGAACCCTCATTGGAAGGCCTGGACCGACCTTCACACTCATCTCTCCCACACCTATTGTCAATGTACTTGCCTCACAGGAATTCATCTCAGCCTCCATCTCTATCCTCATGAGGGTTTCCTCAACCTCCCTCCTAGTAACTTTTCTAAGTATCTCATCGGCAGGCCTAATTGTTGAGAGTCTCATCTTACCGATCATGTTGAGGGTTTGTGGTAGGTCGGCAGCGTTTTTCGGTCCCTTACAACATCTCACACCCGTCTTCTCAGTCACCTTCGAAGCGTCTCCCTTCACCAACCCTGGTATGAGTATATAGTCTACTTTCGATAGGCTCCCCCCCTGAAGTTTTTCAGCGATATATGTAGGAGACATCAAGGATGCGACTTGAACAGGCAGGTCACAAACCTCATACTCCAGGCTTGTTCCCTCCAAGGCCTCTCTAACAATGTCTTTAGCAAGCTGGCCTGTAACAACAAGAACTCTCAAAATTTCATACGCCCCTCTGACTTTGTCTTATTATAGACCCTTACCTCCGCACCTTTATTGTTCGGTCCAGTAATGTAGACTTCCCCTCCACCGAAACTTTCAAGTAAATCTCTCAGTTCAGCCTCCAATGTTCTGGTTTGCCTATTATTTTTGATGAGGCCGTACGCTGTTGGGCCGAAACTACTCTGTCCCGCACCGTATACTCCACCTTCAAGCATTATTCTTATACACTCCTTCGTCGCAGGATGCATCAGGTTTCTGGTCGCCTTCGCGAAGCCTAGGTCTTGTAGTTCCGTGATGCCTGAGCCGAAAGTCTCTATGTCCCTCTCAATTATGGATGGTAGGAGCTTCATGAGGATGATGCGGGTTATCATGCCGACCTCAACTGCTGGGATGGGGCAGAGCCTCTTGAATATCTCTCTCTCCAACCCTCCATGGATTCTACTCTCAACCTTTGGTGTGGCTACGATGAAACACCAGTCTTCTGGAAAGTCGTATCTTAAAAGAACCTTCGCAGGTGGCGCGTCTGAAGCGCTCGATGGCAGGAAATCTTTCTTCTCCTTATTCTCACCGAAGCTGTGTCCACCGTCGAGGATGAGTCCACCTTTATCGAATGCAGCGACTCCTATGCCTGAAGTTCCGCCCCTACCCATTATCTTGGCTAACTCGTAGACCGTTAGGTTTAGGTTTAAAAGTTTGGATATGGATGTTGCCACTGCTAGGCTGAGTTGGGTGTCTGAGCCGAAGCCTACATGTGCTGGGATGGTCTCCTTAACCTGTATTGATACGCCTCTTCTGGATTTTATCTTTGTTAGGAACCGCCTCGCCATCTCTTCGACTCTGCCTTCAACGTCGCCAGTCACCTCTACCTCTCCGCTCAATGAGGCTGAGAGGACTACGCTAGGTTTATCTATGGCTACTCCTAGACTTCCGTCTACTCTGCCAAGATCCCCGTTCATATCTATGAGACACACGTGTAGTCTTGATGGGGTCTTGACTGAGACCTCTACACTTCCTCCAGTCTCCAATCCTCTTCTCAATCTCTCTGATTGCGGTTGCATACTCGGTTTTAGGTGAGACTCTCTCAATAACATCTTTATAATGGTTTACCAGCCGAATAAGTCTCTCAGCCTCCTTCACCTTATTCTTGGCCAGTAGCATCTTGATCCTTGTAGCATGAATCGTAGCTTCAACCAGACCGTGTGATGCCCTACAGTAAATATTTGACATGCCATGAGTTGGGTAGGTTGCCTTTATCTTGAAATTGAGGGTGACATAGTCTAAGCCCCGTCTGGAATACATCAATTCGAGCTCGATATATCCATCTGCCGCTCTTATTCTTGGGGCGTCGACATGCTTTGCTTTGTAATATTCGACTGGCGGAGGCTTGCATATTTTGATGGCTGTCACATAGAAGAGTATTGGGTTAGAGGTCAGGTTTGATACTGCACACTTTCTGGAGAGTATATTGTTCAGGGTCTGTGAGCCCTTATATATTCTGGCTTGTACCCTACCGTCTCCCAGATACTTTATCCCTATGGGTGCGCAGTTCGGTGTGCCATCTGGATTGTATGTGGAGAGGATGGTCTCGTAGATGACTCCTCTTTTAAGATTCAATTTATCCTTCAAGATCCATTTTCGGTCCTTTAAGGTCTGGAGGCTGAGTATTCAGGTTTTAATCAGAGTATTTCGACGTTGCTTCCCAAGGCTTGGCCGGGGAGGCCTCTTCTGAACCTTCCAAGGAGTGTTCCATTCCTTCCGTGGACCGATATTATTCTACCGACTATTCTCTTACCGGTCTTCGAAGTCCACACCGCCCTCCGACCGATATATCTTGAGGCTGACTCAGCATTGTCGACGTTTGGCAACCCTATCAGGATGTGATGATGCTCTTGCCTGTGCATTCCAGTCTTAAAGTTAAGTATGGTTCCAACAATCTTCTCTATTTTGGGCTCGACCCTCTTTTTGACTAATTCTTCTGGGGGTTTCTGCTTCTGCAGTATATCGGTTATAAGTTGGGCCTTCAACTTTTTGCTCGGAGATTCTATCCCAAGCTCCTCTGCTAGACGCCTCAGCTCGGAGACCTTCATCTTTTTCAATTCAGCTTCATCTAGGCTTGGATTAGACGTCTGTCTCAACCTCCGGAGACTTTTATATCCGAATGTTAGGTGCACCTTTTTAATCTTCAGGTTAGATACGATTTTCTGAGATTTTGATTTCTCATT
The Candidatus Bathyarchaeota archaeon DNA segment above includes these coding regions:
- a CDS encoding 50S ribosomal protein L35ae, whose protein sequence is MRQTSNPSLDEAELKKMKVSELRRLAEELGIESPSKKLKAQLITDILQKQKPPEELVKKRVEPKIEKIVGTILNFKTGMHRQEHHHILIGLPNVDNAESASRYIGRRAVWTSKTGKRIVGRIISVHGRNGTLLGRFRRGLPGQALGSNVEIL
- a CDS encoding dihydropteroate synthase-like protein — translated: MRVLVVTGQLAKDIVREALEGTSLEYEVCDLPVQVASLMSPTYIAEKLQGGSLSKVDYILIPGLVKGDASKVTEKTGVRCCKGPKNAADLPQTLNMIGKMRLSTIRPADEILRKVTRREVEETLMRIEMEAEMNSCEASTLTIGVGEMSVKVGPGLPMRVLAEIVDAPTYPSEEVVNIAKRFEESGADIIDVGMVAGGGHEAEAARIVKVLKSSISKPVSIDTADPSEIEAAVEAGADLILSVNAENMSELSERVKETPIVVTSSGKGGILSHDPSARVEQLVKNMEMARSLGFKKLIADPILDPPLTTGTATSLLAYLKYRELDPQTPMLFGSGNVTELLDGDSYGANLLLACLASEVGANIILTTEASIKTRGSVKEAVTAARMVTIAKYRKTPPKDLGLNLLRMKEKTWREEPHRTPGGVKQIKVESRRKKVRDPGGSFKISLDRERGQIVMQHYPYGSVEPDLYIEGSEPEGLIDTIIDSRLVTSLEHAFYLGRELEKAKIALETGKCYIQDFKLDFGECM
- a CDS encoding TCP-1/cpn60 chaperonin family protein; translated protein: MAEAIPARIAGQPVLILKEGTTRSVGREAQRANIQAARVVAECVRTSLGPKGMDKMLVASFGDVTITNDGATILKEMDVQNPAAKMMVEVSKAQDQEVGDGTTTAVVLASELLTKAEELIDKDVHPTVIVDGYRQATEKALEILDKIAMKVAPDDRKALKDVAMTSLGSKLVSEYSDYMADIAVDAILQVAEKTPEGWKVDVDDVKVEKKAGGSLTDTRLIKGVVIDKEIVHSGMPKSIKNPKIALLNCPLEVEKTEFDAKINIQRPEQMKAFLDEEERILRGMVEKVKAAGANVLLCQKGIDDVAQHFLAKEGIAAVRRVSEKDMEKLAKATGAKIVTNIDDLKPEYLGSAELFEERKISDDKMTFIEGCVNPKAVSILIRGGTERIVNEAERSLHDALCVVRDVVREPAIVAGGGAPETEVASQLKRWAEKLTGKEQLAAISYAEALEAIPMTLAENAGMDPIDILVELRSRHEKGEKWAGVNVFEGKVDDMSKLKVYEPLAVKRQVVKSASEAASMILKIDDVIAAGKPKEESKAPKTPGAEEEKESTSEFD
- a CDS encoding SHOCT domain-containing protein, with product MPGLWGALGAKHVFAGWIGPAEPQNSPTARVTVNSPLTISADWRGDYTTAYIWIATIISVIAVACILAILILKRTLKVPGGTTTEQALENLKLRYSRGEISREEYLKMKKDIEKG